tatatagattttgtaataaaataatgtaatatttattagctactaaaatatatattatataaaaataaatcgtaagaaagtttttcgaaatatcttaacattattttttatttctaggaAATTGATACAGATtctatatttagtattaatgACTTTCCACAACCATGTTCTATACTTGAAAATACATGGGACAAGgtaaataaatacttaaacatttgttattacgaaaaaaatctTCTAAAGTAGTGACATTTACTTCTTAGTACTCAGCTATATAAgcttagtaaaataaaatataatttctattccTCAATAAagatgaattattaatatagagaagaaaatatatataataaaataataaaattataagtgaaaattttattacagaaaaaaacaataaaattatataataatgtttatttttttgatagttaatgttgaatagatttacatgtacatatatctGAGGTGTTATCTGAagtgaatatttcatattatttttatataatctttcaatttatttgatttgtattttgtattatgtatatatatatatatatatatatatatatatatttatttatttatttttaagtacaGTATCTTTTTCTTGCAGAATCATTGTGAAACTCAAATACTTATTGATGAAGAAGATGCTGCTCACATTCATGAAACTGTTAATCAGAAAATTCGTCCAAACTTAAATATACCTTTATGCAAGGAAGTCAGTACCACAAAATTTGAAGTTCTACTTATGATCCTTAATTTTGCGTTGAGACATGAAATTACAGATGTAGCTATACAAGATCTTTTGAGACtcataaactttatttttcaagagaaaaaaattattgaaactgAACATTGTTTTCGAGGTATATTTAAAACTGAATTAAAGTcagattttcatttttactgtAGTAATTGTAACACTTACTTGGGAAAACATTCCATTtccaaagaaaaaagatacaGGCAAAACATTAAATGTCCTACATGTGATACAGACTGTAACATTTGCAAAATGAATAATGGACATTtctttataactttttcaatGGCAGAACAAATAAGAACATTATTGGAGACAACCGAAAATATAATGGAATTGCTATGCTACAGAGATAAATATCTatatgaaaatgatatatttgataCGTTCAGTGGAACAATCTATAAggatttatgtaaaaatgggTCAATTTTGTGCAACAGAAATAACTTAAGCATAACTTTTTATACAGATGGGTGCCCTGTTTTTAAATCTCGCAAAAATACATTATGGCCAATTCAGTTTAGACTTAATGAATTTCCACCAAAAGAGCGTTTTGCTTTAAAGAACACAATGATATGTGGACTTTGGTTTGGAGATAAAGATCCAGATATGATTCAATTTCTTTCCCCTTTTTTATGTGAAGCCAAAAAATTGCACTCTGAAGGACTAAATTGGACATCTCCAACTGGAGTTCGCATTAacagtaaaattattgttttaaactgTGTTCTTGATTCTATAGCAAAACCCCTAGTTCAACaaataaagcaatttaatGGTTTTTATGGATGTAGTTACTGTACTCATCCTGGTTACGGTCTAATGCCATCTGTTGATCTTGATACAAATCCAATTACAGTTAAATATGCTATGAATATAGgtgataattttgttatcaatATGCTTCAAGATAATAGTCTTACTTATACCGTGACGCGAATTGAAAGAGCTACTAACATCACGAAAATATACGAAGTTGAAGATCGAACCAATGATGGTATCAGGAAAGATATGTTACAGGTTGAACAAACTGGTATAGAAGTTCGTGGAGTTAAAGGTATTAGTCCTTTAGCAGTTCTTTTAGAGTTTAACCTTGTAAATGGATTCGTATTAGATTATATGCATTGCGTCCTTTTAGGTGTAGTCAAATTTGTCACTTGCCTGTGGTTAGATAGTACATctcataatgaaaaatattatattgaattaaagcGTAATGATATTGATAATAGACTTCTTGCAATACGTCCACCTTCAAGTTTTCCAAGACTTCTCAGATCACTTAAAGAGCGTTCTTTTTGGAAAGCTAATGAATGGCGTGCATGGCTTCTTTATTACAGCCTGCCAtgtttgaaagatattttacctttgaaatattacaaacatCATTGTGTACTTGTTTCTGCCATTTATACTTTCCTTCAACATAAGATTTCTATTTCTAATCTTGATAATGCCACTTGGCATCTGATTCAATATGTAATAGATTTCCAAAAGCTCTACGGTCCTCACAATATGACatataatgtacatttattgttacatttagGTAAAACGGTGTTAATGTTTGGGCCATTGTGGTGCTATTCAGCATTTTCATGGGAAAGTGGAAATGGATTTCTTGTAAAACTTGTAAAAGGTACGCGTGGCGTATTAACTCAAATTGCACGTAAATACACATATCTTCAATCACTATCTCGATTACTTTGCAAATATAATGTTAGTGAttcaacaataaattattgttcaaCAATATTCAACTACCATTTACAAAAACATGTAACAAAACTTGTAAATGTTACATTGCTTGGAAAAGAAGTAGAAATTTCTCTTACTGTTGAGGAGACAAATGCCTTTATTaaggaaaaaatacatataacaaatttatgttATGAGAGAATGATAAAAGATCATATCAAATATCATTCCCGATGTTATGCCAAACAAGGAAGCAAAACAATTGATCATATTGTTAAATTGGATGATGACTCGTATGCATctattgaaagaatttttgtcAGTTCTTTAAATAAACAGCCACCatcaatttttgttcttttgaCTACAATTATTTTGGAGGATGCAGAGACTATAGCATCATATCTTTCACGAAGTAAAgtttctcatataaaattatgttcttTTTACATGTTTGGAAGTTTAAAAATTCGTCCTGTACAGAGTATTGTCCAGAAAGTTATTATGATTAATTGTACCGACACTGAATCTTACATTGCACAATTTCCTAATACTTTTGAAAGTGATTGAAGATATAtcaaaatagtataatttttattgcaggaagtaaataaaaacttaatttaatttttatgcgtaatgttcttaaattttactttggttgtaaataaaatactgatttttattttctgaaatatgtAAGCTAATATAAGGTAATATAAGGTAATAATTAACtacttaaatatgtaaaattttgtaatatattaaaaagaaatataaacatatattatctatacttattatttttattctttatattcttattcCATAAAGAATATCCGATAATAAACATTATCACCGctgatgaaatatataaataaagatcaaTATTGATCcgcataatattgtattttgttgATATCTAGTCGACATCTACAGATGTGTACGCGTCGATTTGATACATAGAAGATATCGTATAAGCATCAAATGCTTATtggtaatttatttaatatctagtAGACATCATATTCAAGTCGAATCGATATATGGAGAAATCGATTTGACTTCAATATGATATAAGTTGAAAAATGATTAGATCGTCGACATCTACATAATATTTTCCAGATATCGTGATGAAATCTTCGAAATATCAACTTGTTTGTTGATTTGTAtaagatatcaattttatttcaatatgatATTCATCAGATTTTTTATC
This DNA window, taken from Linepithema humile isolate Giens D197 chromosome 7, Lhum_UNIL_v1.0, whole genome shotgun sequence, encodes the following:
- the LOC105670653 gene encoding uncharacterized protein, whose protein sequence is MPKRPREYKQWMKDPNPKEPKQTKHSRKKRQRQIAGQGQNAAVCSQIEAHIVNIGCTSAESIHSLEETFTCDNSPKNNEELILNEEIDTDSIFSINDFPQPCSILENTWDKNHCETQILIDEEDAAHIHETVNQKIRPNLNIPLCKEVSTTKFEVLLMILNFALRHEITDVAIQDLLRLINFIFQEKKIIETEHCFRGIFKTELKSDFHFYCSNCNTYLGKHSISKEKRYRQNIKCPTCDTDCNICKMNNGHFFITFSMAEQIRTLLETTENIMELLCYRDKYLYENDIFDTFSGTIYKDLCKNGSILCNRNNLSITFYTDGCPVFKSRKNTLWPIQFRLNEFPPKERFALKNTMICGLWFGDKDPDMIQFLSPFLCEAKKLHSEGLNWTSPTGVRINSKIIVLNCVLDSIAKPLVQQIKQFNGFYGCSYCTHPGYGLMPSVDLDTNPITVKYAMNIGDNFVINMLQDNSLTYTVTRIERATNITKIYEVEDRTNDGIRKDMLQVEQTGIEVRGVKGISPLAVLLEFNLVNGFVLDYMHCVLLGVVKFVTCLWLDSTSHNEKYYIELKRNDIDNRLLAIRPPSSFPRLLRSLKERSFWKANEWRAWLLYYSLPCLKDILPLKYYKHHCVLVSAIYTFLQHKISISNLDNATWHLIQYVIDFQKLYGPHNMTYNVHLLLHLGKTVLMFGPLWCYSAFSWESGNGFLVKLVKGTRGVLTQIARKYTYLQSLSRLLCKYNVSDSTINYCSTIFNYHLQKHVTKLVNVTLLGKEVEISLTVEETNAFIKEKIHITNLCYERMIKDHIKYHSRCYAKQGSKTIDHIVKLDDDSYASIERIFVSSLNKQPPSIFVLLTTIILEDAETIASYLSRSKVSHIKLCSFYMFGSLKIRPVQSIVQKVIMINCTDTESYIAQFPNTFESD